A DNA window from Bdellovibrio sp. BCCA contains the following coding sequences:
- a CDS encoding pirin family protein — protein sequence MMYLRKSDERGYAEFGGWLKSRHTFSFSDYYDPQFMGFRDLRVINQDWIAKGAGFPAHPHRDMEIITYVLKGKVAHKDSLGNVGEITAGEVQTMHAGTGISHSEYNPSPDEDLQLFQIWIMPDVSGAKPGYTQQSFTREQKLNQLKLLVSKDGRDDSQKINQDTDLYASVLEPGVEKEFKLRKGRGAWVQLAEGELEVNGKVMSSGDGMAIQDEELLRFKANKETEFLLFDLK from the coding sequence ATGATGTATCTACGTAAATCAGACGAAAGAGGTTATGCCGAGTTTGGTGGTTGGTTGAAATCACGCCACACATTTTCGTTCAGCGATTACTATGATCCTCAATTCATGGGATTTCGCGATTTACGTGTGATCAATCAAGACTGGATCGCTAAAGGAGCAGGCTTTCCGGCGCATCCTCACCGTGATATGGAAATCATCACTTATGTTTTAAAAGGCAAAGTCGCGCACAAAGACAGCCTTGGTAATGTAGGTGAAATCACGGCGGGCGAAGTTCAAACTATGCACGCGGGCACGGGCATCAGTCATAGCGAATACAACCCTTCGCCGGATGAAGACCTGCAATTATTCCAGATTTGGATCATGCCTGACGTGAGTGGTGCAAAACCTGGATACACGCAACAATCTTTCACCCGTGAGCAAAAATTGAATCAATTGAAACTTCTTGTCTCAAAAGACGGGCGTGATGACAGTCAAAAGATCAATCAAGATACGGATCTTTATGCTTCTGTGCTTGAGCCAGGTGTGGAAAAAGAATTTAAACTGCGCAAAGGCCGTGGAGCCTGGGTTCAGTTGGCAGAGGGCGAACTTGAGGTGAATGGAAAAGTGATGTCCTCAGGCGATGGAATGGCAATTCAGGATGAAGAGTTGCTAAGATTCAAAGCCAACAAAGAAACTGAATTCCTTCTTTTTGATTTGAAGTAA
- a CDS encoding acyltransferase has protein sequence MNKAKLAARLIFGLLWVVFGLNFFFHFLPQPPPPEAGLKFLSGLMANPYFFPFMKVTEIAVGILLLLNIAVPLALVIIAPITLNIMLYHGVLDPAGVGLAILILVLNVFLGIAYFDSYKPLLKRG, from the coding sequence ATGAACAAAGCAAAACTAGCAGCACGTTTGATCTTCGGTCTTTTATGGGTGGTCTTCGGGCTGAATTTCTTTTTCCACTTTCTTCCGCAGCCTCCGCCACCAGAAGCCGGGCTTAAGTTCCTTTCGGGCTTGATGGCCAATCCGTATTTTTTTCCTTTCATGAAGGTGACAGAGATTGCAGTCGGAATCTTGTTGCTGCTTAACATCGCTGTGCCTCTTGCACTGGTGATAATTGCGCCGATCACCTTGAACATCATGCTTTATCACGGTGTTCTTGACCCGGCGGGCGTAGGGCTTGCAATTTTAATTTTAGTGCTCAATGTATTCTTAGGAATTGCTTACTTTGATAGTTACAAGCCTTTGTTAAAACGAGGTTAA
- a CDS encoding LysR family transcriptional regulator has product MTLDQLQVLQTIVTTGSFRAASQELHRAQSAVSYSIRSLENELGFKIFNRDQYRPQLTPQGRSFLKKADDLIFQFNELEETAEFLKRGHEPILRLAVSALWPLPSLVSALKEFTARFPQTEIKIIHDILSNDEQLLEDRADLALGHIYNDSSLLITEPLFEVSMIASCAATHPLAKPRGKATDEMLGKYPQIIMSTTLQSSKRSGGIVNMDNVISVQDYATKKAFLVGGLGWGLMPEHVIHEEIKDKTLVTLPQKQHRSKVHIARHSQRELGPCGKFIWDYFSNRQKKKLK; this is encoded by the coding sequence ATGACGTTAGATCAACTGCAAGTTCTGCAAACCATCGTGACCACCGGAAGCTTTCGAGCGGCTTCCCAGGAACTGCACCGCGCGCAAAGTGCTGTGAGTTATTCCATTCGTTCGTTGGAAAACGAATTGGGATTTAAAATTTTCAATCGCGATCAGTACCGTCCGCAGCTCACCCCGCAGGGCCGTTCTTTTTTAAAGAAGGCGGATGATTTGATTTTTCAATTCAATGAATTGGAAGAGACTGCTGAGTTTTTAAAAAGAGGACATGAACCGATTCTCCGTTTGGCCGTCAGCGCTCTGTGGCCCCTCCCGTCTTTGGTCAGCGCGCTGAAGGAATTCACCGCCCGGTTTCCCCAGACGGAGATCAAAATCATTCATGATATTCTTAGCAACGACGAACAACTTTTGGAGGATCGCGCGGATTTAGCTCTGGGACATATCTACAACGATTCAAGTCTTTTGATCACAGAACCTCTGTTTGAAGTTTCTATGATCGCCTCTTGTGCCGCGACTCACCCCTTGGCTAAACCGCGAGGCAAAGCGACAGATGAAATGTTGGGGAAATATCCGCAGATCATCATGTCGACAACACTGCAAAGTTCAAAGCGCTCTGGCGGGATTGTGAATATGGATAACGTGATCAGCGTTCAGGATTACGCGACGAAAAAAGCGTTTCTCGTCGGTGGATTGGGCTGGGGATTGATGCCAGAGCACGTGATTCACGAGGAAATCAAGGATAAAACTCTTGTGACGTTGCCGCAAAAGCAACATCGCTCCAAGGTTCACATTGCGCGTCACTCTCAGAGGGAGTTGGGCCCGTGCGGTAAATTCATCTGGGACTACTTTTCAAATAGACAAAAAAAGAAGCTCAAATAA
- a CDS encoding thymidylate synthase yields the protein MKQYHDLLKAVLENGVKKEDRTGTGTISMFGYQMRYNLQEGFPLLTTKKLHTRSIFHELLWFLKGDTNVKYLHDNKVTIWDEWADENGDLGPVYGKQWRSWETADGRTIDQISNVVEQIKKNPNSRRLLVVAFNPGDVDKMALPPCHAFFQFYVADGKLSCQLYQRSADIFLGVPFNIASYALLTHMIAQVCDLQVGDFVHTLGDAHLYLNHLEQAQLQLTRDFRPLPQLKLNPDKKNLFDFTYEDIEIVGYDPHPAIKAPVAV from the coding sequence ATGAAGCAATACCATGATTTATTGAAAGCAGTTCTTGAGAACGGCGTGAAAAAAGAAGACCGCACTGGCACTGGCACGATTTCGATGTTTGGTTATCAGATGCGCTACAACCTTCAAGAAGGTTTTCCTCTTTTAACGACTAAAAAATTGCATACACGCTCGATCTTTCATGAGCTTTTGTGGTTCTTAAAAGGCGATACCAACGTTAAATATCTTCACGACAACAAAGTGACGATTTGGGATGAGTGGGCTGACGAGAACGGCGACTTGGGTCCCGTTTACGGAAAACAATGGCGCTCTTGGGAAACAGCTGACGGTCGCACGATTGACCAAATCTCAAACGTGGTCGAACAGATTAAGAAAAATCCCAACTCTCGTCGTTTGTTGGTGGTGGCTTTCAATCCTGGAGACGTGGATAAAATGGCTTTGCCTCCGTGCCACGCTTTCTTTCAATTTTATGTAGCTGATGGAAAACTTTCTTGTCAGCTGTATCAACGAAGCGCGGATATTTTCTTGGGCGTGCCGTTCAATATCGCAAGCTATGCGCTTCTTACACACATGATCGCGCAAGTTTGTGATTTGCAGGTTGGCGACTTTGTTCACACCTTGGGTGATGCGCATTTGTATTTGAACCATTTGGAGCAAGCGCAGTTGCAACTCACTCGTGACTTCCGCCCGCTTCCACAATTGAAGTTGAATCCGGATAAGAAAAATCTTTTTGATTTCACTTATGAAGATATTGAAATCGTCGGGTATGATCCGCACCCTGCAATCAAAGCTCCGGTGGCTGTATGA
- a CDS encoding dihydrofolate reductase has protein sequence MILTHVVACSKNHVIGTQGGLPWNIPEDMKFFRDTTKGHIMIMGRKTFESFNGRALPNRYHIVITRDPKSQSFPSAESSPVVFVSSIDEAIAHAKPLTAKWGDEVFVIGGGEIYKQIMDKTDKIYLTLIHKEFAGDTYYPRIDEKVFTLTERRDVESTVPFSFLTYIRK, from the coding sequence ATGATTTTAACTCATGTCGTAGCCTGCTCTAAAAATCATGTGATCGGGACCCAAGGAGGTCTTCCTTGGAATATTCCCGAGGACATGAAGTTTTTCAGAGACACCACAAAAGGCCACATCATGATTATGGGAAGAAAGACGTTTGAATCTTTCAACGGTCGCGCTCTTCCCAACCGCTATCACATTGTGATCACGCGTGATCCAAAGTCACAAAGCTTTCCGTCGGCAGAATCAAGTCCCGTGGTCTTTGTCTCTTCCATTGATGAAGCCATCGCTCACGCCAAGCCTTTAACGGCGAAATGGGGCGACGAAGTGTTCGTGATCGGTGGTGGAGAGATCTACAAACAGATCATGGATAAGACCGACAAAATCTATCTAACCCTGATCCACAAAGAGTTTGCGGGCGATACCTATTATCCGCGGATTGACGAAAAGGTGTTCACTCTGACTGAACGTCGTGACGTGGAATCGACTGTTCCGTTTTCATTTCTCACGTACATTCGCAAGTAG
- a CDS encoding PilZ domain-containing protein, protein MSTAKRYKTKETAQVEVYGHIGILVANLKNLSQTGAFLEVSQGDYVPQKGDLLNLTVNLTSLRRTHNVAAEVVWSKGLGLGICFIGKDQVLERMMAKGTSF, encoded by the coding sequence ATGAGCACAGCAAAGCGCTACAAAACCAAAGAAACCGCTCAGGTCGAAGTCTATGGCCACATCGGAATCCTTGTCGCCAATCTGAAAAACTTGTCTCAAACAGGTGCCTTCCTTGAAGTTTCTCAAGGCGATTACGTACCTCAAAAAGGCGATCTCTTAAACCTCACTGTCAATTTGACGTCTCTTCGCCGCACCCACAACGTGGCCGCAGAGGTTGTTTGGAGTAAGGGTTTGGGACTTGGCATTTGCTTTATCGGCAAAGATCAGGTTCTTGAAAGAATGATGGCAAAAGGGACCTCCTTCTAA
- the murB gene encoding UDP-N-acetylmuramate dehydrogenase, with translation MQIHTNKDLSSLNTLQLRSQAEHFAELHSEQDVRDILNDSSLRKLSWNILGGGSNLVLPSTVRGLVLKVANQGRELIGEDHEAWYVKVQAGEVWHDFVQWTLQQGYWGLENLSLIPGTAGAAPIQNIGAYGVEVKDTLWEVSCLDLQSGENKVFSNKECHFAYRDSFFKQEGAGRYLVWNMTFRLPKKNVLHLEYGDIRKELERQQLVAEPRTIANAVIHIRQSKLPDPKVIGNAGSFFKNPIVSKDMRDTLLQSHTDLVSFPYQNTQFKLAAGWLIDRAGWKGKKLGPVGMYEKQALVLVNHGGASADDVWKLANQVSLDVKNAFGVEIEPEPIRW, from the coding sequence ATGCAGATTCACACAAACAAAGATCTTAGTTCATTAAACACTCTTCAACTGCGCTCTCAAGCAGAGCACTTCGCGGAACTGCATTCTGAACAAGACGTGCGTGATATTCTCAACGATTCTTCCCTGCGCAAACTTTCCTGGAATATTTTAGGCGGAGGAAGCAATCTCGTTTTACCTTCCACTGTTCGTGGACTTGTTTTAAAAGTTGCAAATCAGGGCCGCGAGTTGATCGGCGAAGACCACGAGGCTTGGTATGTGAAAGTTCAAGCCGGTGAAGTTTGGCATGATTTTGTGCAATGGACTTTGCAACAAGGTTATTGGGGATTGGAGAATCTTTCTTTGATTCCCGGAACTGCCGGGGCCGCGCCGATTCAAAATATCGGTGCTTATGGCGTTGAGGTCAAAGACACCTTGTGGGAAGTTTCGTGCCTCGATTTACAATCTGGCGAAAACAAAGTTTTCTCTAATAAAGAATGCCACTTTGCTTATCGCGATAGTTTCTTTAAGCAAGAAGGTGCGGGTCGTTATCTTGTGTGGAATATGACCTTCCGCTTACCTAAGAAAAATGTTTTGCATTTAGAATACGGCGACATTCGCAAAGAACTGGAACGCCAACAACTCGTTGCGGAACCACGCACGATTGCCAATGCGGTAATTCACATTCGCCAATCCAAACTTCCCGATCCTAAGGTCATTGGCAATGCCGGAAGTTTCTTTAAGAATCCCATTGTTTCAAAAGATATGCGCGACACTCTTTTACAGTCGCACACAGATCTTGTGAGCTTTCCTTATCAGAATACGCAATTTAAATTGGCAGCAGGCTGGTTGATTGATCGTGCCGGTTGGAAGGGTAAAAAACTAGGTCCCGTGGGAATGTATGAAAAACAAGCCTTGGTGCTGGTGAATCATGGTGGAGCTTCTGCGGATGACGTTTGGAAACTTGCGAATCAAGTTTCCCTCGACGTTAAAAATGCTTTTGGTGTTGAAATCGAACCCGAACCTATTCGTTGGTAG
- a CDS encoding M14 family metallopeptidase has translation MKITKLLAVAGFLALGFMPIHKAYTEDTTQYWMKIRAEDKFQRTLIANTGVSIETTREDFVVGIGSLEEKNKVEALGLLEVSFPLTAEMDFPSKDAAFHNYAEMTDKLRSLTSQYSQIAQMSSIGKTYEGRDIWVVRISGDLAHADSLPAAIFMGGHHAREHLSIELPLYYIEYLLTEYAKGNPRVQRLVNGRDIHIIPMVNADGAEYDISTGSYKSWRKNRAKNNDGTYGVDLNRNYGYGWGGGGASTSPNSDTFRGPSAFSEPETQAVKKYIEDHQNITILLSFHTFSQLILYPWGHVYDSIANARDKQVHETMAKKMAEWNGYTPEQSSDLYIASGDTTDWSYGEHKIISFTFELDPANSGWGSGGFYPGAQVIPEVQRKNLEPVLYLIEYADNPYRVIDSGSGPIFKP, from the coding sequence ATGAAAATCACCAAGCTTCTCGCTGTTGCGGGATTTCTGGCTTTAGGCTTCATGCCTATTCACAAGGCCTACACAGAAGACACGACACAATACTGGATGAAGATTCGCGCGGAGGATAAATTCCAAAGAACTCTGATCGCCAATACCGGTGTCTCTATTGAAACAACTCGCGAAGATTTCGTGGTCGGCATTGGAAGTCTTGAAGAAAAGAATAAGGTCGAAGCTTTGGGTCTTTTGGAAGTCAGCTTTCCTCTAACGGCAGAGATGGATTTCCCTTCTAAAGACGCCGCTTTTCATAACTATGCGGAGATGACCGACAAGCTTCGTTCTTTAACGAGCCAATACTCACAAATTGCGCAGATGTCTTCCATCGGAAAAACATATGAAGGACGCGATATCTGGGTTGTGCGTATTTCCGGAGATCTTGCTCATGCGGATTCTTTGCCTGCTGCGATCTTTATGGGTGGCCACCATGCTCGTGAACATCTTTCGATTGAACTTCCTCTTTATTATATTGAGTATCTTTTAACTGAATATGCGAAAGGAAATCCCCGCGTTCAGCGTCTTGTGAATGGCCGTGATATCCATATCATCCCTATGGTGAACGCAGACGGGGCTGAGTACGATATCTCTACAGGCAGTTATAAATCGTGGAGAAAAAATCGCGCGAAAAACAATGACGGCACTTACGGTGTCGATCTAAATCGCAACTACGGCTACGGCTGGGGCGGCGGTGGCGCCAGCACAAGTCCTAACAGTGATACATTCCGTGGACCGAGTGCTTTCAGTGAGCCTGAAACTCAAGCAGTTAAAAAGTACATTGAGGATCACCAGAACATCACGATCCTGCTTTCATTCCACACGTTTTCTCAGTTGATCTTATACCCTTGGGGCCACGTTTACGACAGCATTGCCAACGCTCGTGACAAACAAGTTCACGAAACAATGGCTAAAAAGATGGCCGAGTGGAATGGTTACACTCCAGAGCAATCTTCAGATCTTTACATTGCCAGCGGAGACACGACAGATTGGTCTTACGGGGAGCATAAGATCATTTCCTTCACTTTCGAACTTGATCCCGCGAACAGTGGCTGGGGATCAGGCGGCTTCTATCCTGGCGCCCAGGTTATTCCTGAAGTTCAAAGAAAGAATTTAGAGCCTGTCCTTTATTTGATTGAGTACGCTGACAATCCTTATCGTGTTATCGACTCAGGTTCTGGACCTATATTTAAACCCTAG
- a CDS encoding Crp/Fnr family transcriptional regulator, with the protein MKDKPTDNCPICSTQEEKITEQIIPLLQLKKFPKGALIFEQEYSSSGLYLIRKGSVKIFKLSPAGKEMLIEILGPQKTFGEAGLLGQDKNTETAMSAEESEVFFIPKSELQNVLNKNPQLYQSVVQALIRWMDKLHMVIENISLSSARDRVWTYLCRLQQEQNRPIIQLGGKKHEVALMLGLRPETFSRTLAELEAEGLIKMNHKQIQFIDATEKHNL; encoded by the coding sequence ATGAAAGACAAACCCACCGACAACTGCCCTATTTGTTCTACTCAAGAAGAAAAAATCACAGAACAAATCATTCCTCTTTTACAGTTAAAAAAATTCCCTAAAGGCGCTTTGATCTTTGAACAAGAATATTCTTCTTCTGGTCTTTATCTGATTCGCAAGGGATCTGTGAAAATCTTCAAACTCTCCCCTGCCGGAAAAGAAATGTTGATTGAAATCCTAGGTCCGCAAAAAACGTTCGGTGAAGCGGGTCTTCTAGGACAAGATAAAAATACGGAAACCGCGATGAGCGCGGAAGAGTCCGAAGTATTTTTTATTCCTAAATCAGAACTGCAAAATGTTTTAAATAAAAATCCGCAGCTTTATCAATCCGTCGTTCAGGCCTTGATCAGATGGATGGACAAGCTTCACATGGTGATTGAAAACATCAGCTTATCTTCGGCGCGCGATCGTGTTTGGACTTATCTTTGCCGTCTTCAACAGGAACAGAATCGTCCCATTATCCAACTCGGTGGGAAGAAACACGAGGTCGCTTTAATGCTGGGCCTGCGTCCTGAAACTTTCTCGCGCACATTGGCTGAGCTTGAAGCCGAAGGACTGATTAAAATGAATCACAAACAGATTCAATTCATCGACGCGACAGAAAAACACAACCTATAG
- the nrdG gene encoding anaerobic ribonucleoside-triphosphate reductase activating protein: MNIYRYDIVFQEVPNHISLAFYVCGCPLRCPGCHSPELWTEKTGVPLTMSFYRTLLLQYQGKADCILFLGGEWHSRELVEFLKEARTADFKTALYTGLDDVTTEIKSHLTFLKTGPWRAKLGGLSSPTTNQVFRDLTTNTVLNHLFQP, encoded by the coding sequence ATGAACATCTATCGTTACGACATCGTCTTTCAGGAAGTTCCCAACCATATCTCTTTGGCATTTTACGTCTGCGGATGTCCTCTACGATGTCCTGGTTGCCATTCTCCGGAACTTTGGACAGAGAAAACCGGTGTGCCACTGACCATGTCATTTTATCGAACTTTGCTTTTGCAATATCAAGGTAAGGCCGACTGCATCCTCTTCCTGGGTGGAGAATGGCATTCGCGTGAACTCGTTGAATTTTTAAAAGAAGCTCGCACTGCAGATTTCAAGACCGCTCTTTATACCGGTCTTGACGATGTAACGACAGAAATCAAATCCCATCTGACTTTCTTAAAAACAGGTCCTTGGCGCGCAAAGCTTGGTGGACTTTCTTCGCCCACCACCAATCAGGTCTTTCGAGATCTCACAACAAACACCGTTTTAAATCACTTATTTCAACCCTGA
- the nrdD gene encoding anaerobic ribonucleoside-triphosphate reductase gives MIRLSPEQIKNKIDFIEGYLKAQNAAEGSRLDANANVTHKNIATLEAEINKDINIQINRALVSNKIADLFGSDLAREYIRQIESHEIYVHDETSLKPYCASISMYPLLLEGLKGLGGESKAPQHLESFCGCFVNLVFAVSAQFAGAVATVEWLMYFDHFARKDYGPEYLKTHTKIINNHLQHVVYALNQPAAARGYQSVFWNISAYDEYYFKSLFGDFVFPDGEVPSWERVKALQAHFMHWFNDERKKAVLTFPVVTAGMLIENDEPKDKEFAMMCARELSEGNSFFMYMSESADSLASCCRLRNEISDNTFSYSLGAGGVATGSINVITINMNRLVQKGLDLKDTVQKVQKYQVAYRTLMQEYLEAGMLSAYSSGFITLDKQFLTIGINGMTEAAESQGLRVQNSAEYKDFVREKLKVIYDENRKARETYGYMFNTEFVPAENLGVKNAQWDRKEGLFVPRDCYNSYFYVVEDMSINALDKMELHGKEMMQYLDGGSALHLNLEEKLSAEGFYKLLKVAARSGCNYWCVNVKITICNECDFIDKRTLYRCPECHSENVDHATRVIGYLKRISAFSAARQKEAAQRYYHTKDSSLAKSSARKDSPTPKAPTSMYKPHTKDGIDRYAEQNPPTSV, from the coding sequence ATGATTCGTCTCAGCCCAGAGCAAATAAAAAATAAAATAGATTTTATCGAAGGTTATCTAAAAGCGCAGAATGCCGCAGAAGGTTCGCGCCTTGATGCCAATGCCAATGTCACTCATAAAAATATTGCGACTTTGGAGGCGGAAATAAATAAGGATATTAATATTCAGATCAATCGAGCTTTGGTTTCAAATAAGATTGCTGATTTATTTGGTTCTGACTTAGCGCGCGAATACATTCGTCAAATCGAGTCCCATGAAATCTATGTGCATGATGAAACTTCTTTAAAACCTTATTGCGCTTCTATTTCAATGTACCCTCTCTTGCTAGAAGGATTGAAAGGTCTCGGCGGTGAATCCAAAGCCCCACAACATCTAGAAAGTTTTTGCGGGTGTTTCGTAAATTTAGTCTTTGCCGTTTCCGCGCAATTTGCCGGAGCCGTAGCAACAGTCGAGTGGCTCATGTATTTTGATCACTTTGCCCGCAAGGATTACGGTCCCGAGTATTTGAAAACTCACACGAAAATTATCAACAATCACTTGCAGCACGTTGTTTATGCTTTGAATCAGCCAGCAGCGGCCCGTGGCTACCAGTCTGTTTTTTGGAATATTTCAGCATATGACGAATATTATTTTAAATCACTCTTTGGCGACTTCGTATTTCCAGATGGCGAAGTTCCTTCTTGGGAACGCGTGAAGGCTTTGCAAGCTCACTTTATGCATTGGTTTAATGACGAAAGAAAGAAAGCTGTTTTGACCTTTCCCGTGGTGACGGCGGGAATGCTGATTGAAAACGACGAACCTAAAGACAAAGAATTTGCGATGATGTGTGCAAGGGAACTTAGCGAAGGCAATAGCTTCTTTATGTATATGAGCGAATCCGCAGACAGTCTTGCTAGCTGTTGTCGTTTGCGCAATGAAATTTCAGACAATACATTTAGTTACTCGTTAGGTGCCGGGGGAGTCGCCACAGGGTCCATCAATGTCATCACCATTAATATGAATCGACTTGTGCAAAAAGGTCTTGATCTGAAAGATACGGTTCAGAAAGTGCAAAAGTATCAAGTCGCTTATCGCACTTTGATGCAGGAGTATCTCGAAGCGGGAATGCTCAGTGCGTATTCATCCGGATTTATCACCTTAGATAAACAGTTTCTCACTATCGGAATTAACGGCATGACGGAAGCGGCAGAGTCGCAGGGTTTACGCGTGCAGAATAGCGCCGAGTACAAAGACTTTGTTCGCGAAAAGCTCAAAGTCATTTACGACGAAAATCGTAAAGCTCGCGAAACATATGGCTATATGTTCAATACCGAATTTGTTCCAGCTGAAAATCTGGGTGTTAAAAACGCCCAGTGGGACCGCAAAGAGGGACTTTTTGTTCCACGCGATTGCTACAATTCGTATTTTTATGTGGTTGAAGATATGAGTATCAACGCTCTTGATAAAATGGAATTGCACGGAAAAGAGATGATGCAATATCTTGATGGCGGATCGGCTTTGCATTTGAACTTAGAAGAAAAATTAAGTGCGGAAGGATTTTACAAACTTTTGAAAGTCGCGGCTCGATCCGGTTGCAACTACTGGTGCGTGAATGTGAAAATCACTATCTGTAATGAGTGTGACTTTATTGATAAGCGGACTTTGTATCGCTGCCCCGAATGTCACAGTGAAAATGTCGATCATGCAACACGAGTGATCGGCTACTTAAAAAGAATTTCAGCCTTCAGTGCCGCCCGCCAAAAGGAAGCAGCACAGAGGTACTACCATACTAAGGATTCTTCACTCGCAAAATCTTCGGCAAGAAAAGATAGCCCCACACCAAAAGCCCCAACGTCCATGTATAAGCCGCATACAAAAGATGGGATTGATAGATATGCGGAGCAAAACCCGCCGACAAGCGTGTGA